In Leucobacter sp. CX169, a single genomic region encodes these proteins:
- the cmx gene encoding chloramphenicol efflux MFS transporter Cmx, whose product MPFALYMLALAVFVMGTSEFMLAGLLPAIATELDVSVGTAGLLTSAFAVGMVIGAPVMAAFARRWPPRLTLIVCLIVFAGSHVIGAMTPVFSLLLITRVLSALANAGFLAVALSTATTLVPANQKGRALSILLSGTTIATVVGVPAGALLGTALGWRTTFWAIAILCIPAAVGVIRGVANNVGRSATSATSPRLRVELSQLATPRLILAMALGALINGGTFAAFTFLAPVVTKTAGLTDGWVSIVLVMFGIGSFLGVTIAGRLSDQRPGLVLAVGGPLLLTGWIVLAVVASHPVALIVLVLIQGFLSFGVGSTLITRVLYAASGAPTMGGSYATAALNIGAAAGPVLGAFGLATGLGLIAPIWVASVLTAIALVIMLLTGRALTKTAVEAN is encoded by the coding sequence ATGCCTTTTGCTTTATACATGCTTGCCCTGGCGGTCTTCGTCATGGGCACTTCAGAATTTATGCTCGCGGGGTTACTCCCTGCGATCGCGACCGAACTTGACGTCTCGGTCGGCACTGCAGGCCTGCTGACCTCTGCATTCGCGGTCGGTATGGTCATCGGCGCACCAGTGATGGCGGCGTTCGCTCGCCGTTGGCCACCGCGGCTCACATTGATCGTCTGCCTTATCGTTTTCGCGGGAAGCCACGTCATCGGAGCGATGACACCCGTGTTCTCTCTCCTGCTCATCACCAGGGTGCTCAGCGCTCTCGCAAACGCAGGATTCCTCGCCGTAGCACTGAGCACGGCCACAACCCTCGTACCAGCGAATCAGAAGGGGCGTGCACTGTCGATCCTGCTCTCCGGCACGACGATCGCAACCGTAGTGGGCGTCCCCGCCGGGGCACTGCTCGGCACAGCGCTGGGTTGGCGAACGACGTTCTGGGCGATCGCCATCCTCTGTATTCCCGCGGCCGTTGGAGTCATTCGTGGAGTCGCGAACAACGTTGGTCGGAGCGCGACTAGCGCGACCTCACCAAGGCTCCGTGTCGAGCTCAGCCAGTTGGCGACGCCGCGGCTCATCTTGGCCATGGCACTCGGGGCGCTGATCAACGGAGGGACCTTTGCAGCATTCACCTTCCTGGCACCCGTCGTGACCAAGACCGCGGGCTTGACTGATGGGTGGGTGTCCATCGTGCTGGTGATGTTCGGCATCGGATCGTTCCTTGGCGTCACGATCGCAGGACGCCTATCAGATCAACGACCTGGCCTCGTGCTCGCAGTCGGCGGACCGCTATTGCTGACAGGCTGGATCGTGTTGGCAGTGGTCGCGTCCCATCCCGTTGCGCTTATCGTCCTCGTCCTGATTCAGGGCTTTCTGTCGTTCGGTGTTGGCAGCACTCTGATCACGCGCGTGCTGTATGCAGCATCGGGTGCGCCAACGATGGGCGGTTCATACGCCACCGCGGCGCTGAACATCGGAGCTGCCGCGGGGCCGGTGCTTGGTGCGTTCGGGCTCGCGACCGGGCTGGGGTTGATCGCGCCGATTTGGGTCGCCTCGGTGCTGACAGCGATCGCTCTCGTCATCATGCTTCTCACAGGGCGCGCGCTCACGAAGACCGCGGTGGAGGCCAATTGA
- a CDS encoding helix-turn-helix domain-containing protein, with amino-acid sequence MTIVSEGIMPDPGMIPLAVREQTAYVDSGPVVVDSVKVVFTISGWARVSSPLGEVLLESGSILTIPAGIECRGFPDGHARTVTFYFHPEYLVDQMRWLSATHPLVHNLHRALKCEPQLQQLQLAASAMRDLAPTLGRLARLGNSDGGDFALLSMATSVFHAVGHLNGIPSDFSEVSMATGVTPRREVTLAIALMRADLGRPWRIDVLAREVALSGSQLARLFRAQVGISPAAYLRQLRTDQMAELLATTRLGVGEIASAVGWSDPADASRAFKQRYGVAPRAYARFKHNESHELYSIPARLP; translated from the coding sequence ATGACAATCGTTTCTGAGGGGATCATGCCCGATCCGGGCATGATCCCACTGGCGGTGCGTGAACAGACTGCGTATGTCGATTCGGGGCCAGTGGTGGTGGACTCCGTGAAGGTTGTGTTCACGATCTCGGGATGGGCGCGAGTGTCCTCACCCTTGGGAGAGGTGCTATTAGAATCGGGGAGCATTCTTACGATTCCGGCAGGTATCGAATGTCGAGGATTCCCTGACGGACATGCACGAACGGTGACGTTCTATTTCCATCCTGAGTATCTGGTCGATCAAATGCGATGGCTATCGGCTACGCATCCCCTTGTGCACAATCTGCACCGCGCGCTTAAATGCGAACCACAACTCCAGCAGTTGCAACTGGCCGCCTCAGCGATGCGTGACCTTGCCCCAACGCTTGGACGCTTGGCGCGCCTGGGTAATAGTGACGGCGGGGATTTCGCACTGCTGTCGATGGCAACGAGTGTGTTCCATGCGGTGGGGCATCTGAACGGTATCCCATCGGATTTCAGCGAGGTGTCGATGGCTACGGGGGTAACCCCGCGTCGGGAGGTGACGCTGGCTATCGCACTGATGCGTGCCGATCTGGGGCGTCCATGGCGGATTGACGTGTTGGCCCGCGAGGTCGCGTTGTCAGGCTCGCAACTGGCCCGACTATTTCGTGCCCAGGTTGGGATATCACCGGCGGCATATCTTCGTCAGCTGAGAACAGACCAAATGGCCGAGCTTCTTGCCACCACGAGACTCGGTGTGGGAGAGATCGCTTCAGCCGTCGGGTGGAGCGACCCTGCTGATGCATCGCGAGCCTTCAAGCAAAGATACGGGGTGGCCCCTCGCGCCTATGCGCGCTTCAAGCACAACGAAAGTCACGAACTATATTCGATACCCGCGCGGCTCCCTTGA
- a CDS encoding MFS transporter → MIYPERRFVLPGVHSRTTEPLVSFHTFSSRRSDSSVRAWLTLVCLAMLQFFIAIDVTVVNVALPSIGAEFGASERQLTWVVVAYTIAGGGLLMLGGRLGDMFGRRRMGLLHG, encoded by the coding sequence GTGATCTACCCGGAGCGGCGTTTTGTGCTGCCCGGGGTTCATTCTCGAACAACGGAGCCTTTAGTGTCTTTTCATACTTTTTCTTCGCGCCGAAGTGACTCATCGGTGCGCGCTTGGCTGACCTTGGTCTGCCTTGCGATGCTGCAGTTTTTTATCGCTATCGATGTGACTGTTGTTAATGTCGCATTGCCCTCGATCGGAGCGGAGTTCGGCGCTAGCGAGCGTCAGCTCACCTGGGTCGTGGTCGCGTACACAATCGCTGGTGGTGGCCTTCTGATGCTCGGCGGTCGTCTTGGTGACATGTTTGGGCGGCGGCGCATGGGTCTGCTGCACGGTTAG
- a CDS encoding chloramphenicol resistance leader peptide has protein sequence MSGVPGALAVVTRRTIS, from the coding sequence ATGTCTGGCGTACCCGGGGCGCTGGCCGTGGTGACAAGAAGAACCATCTCTTGA
- a CDS encoding MFS transporter, translated as MLLAGTAIFGAASLLAGTAWSFPILVAARLLQGVGEALALPAAMAIIVMLFPEGTPRSRALGVWAAVASCGLVLGFVLSGIITEFLGWRSIFLVAIPFVAIVLVATSFLVPPGRSLERVPLDLRGAVLLTVTPLLFVFGIVEAGSSRYPMIWILAILASFICGTLFVVFERKAANPMVPISFFRHRARTLANASTALLSAALSTSFLLFTFYLQDRLGLSPLATGLMLVPLAVSLVVAVTYVPRLLGRWGARVCILAGLVFTALAMASIALVVHLHAPAPAMIPAMILIAAGMGFGLVGLQYVSVTGVTEQDAGIASGVQRAADQLGGSTGIAIYLGIGFAPAFSGNTPYFVASILAIIGLVAAGLLASRIRIAVSSDAEVTAS; from the coding sequence ATCCTCCTTGCTGGGACTGCAATTTTCGGTGCAGCCTCACTGCTCGCGGGAACAGCATGGTCATTTCCTATCCTTGTTGCGGCGAGACTTCTTCAAGGCGTTGGCGAAGCGCTCGCTCTGCCCGCGGCAATGGCCATTATTGTCATGCTGTTCCCCGAGGGGACTCCGCGTTCACGCGCGCTGGGCGTATGGGCTGCTGTCGCCAGCTGTGGCTTGGTGCTCGGGTTCGTACTTTCCGGAATCATCACAGAGTTCTTGGGATGGCGATCGATCTTCTTGGTAGCTATTCCATTTGTCGCCATTGTTCTCGTCGCTACAAGTTTCCTCGTTCCGCCCGGACGCTCACTTGAACGCGTTCCGCTCGACCTGCGCGGTGCGGTCTTGCTCACGGTTACACCCCTCCTTTTTGTTTTCGGCATCGTCGAAGCGGGGTCAAGCCGCTATCCGATGATCTGGATCCTCGCGATTCTGGCGTCGTTCATATGCGGCACACTTTTCGTCGTGTTCGAACGAAAAGCCGCGAACCCTATGGTTCCGATTAGCTTCTTCCGACACCGTGCGAGAACACTGGCAAACGCGTCAACTGCGCTGTTGAGCGCTGCATTGTCGACATCATTCTTGCTCTTCACGTTCTACCTTCAGGATCGTCTGGGCCTGAGCCCGCTCGCCACAGGGCTCATGCTCGTCCCATTGGCTGTGTCACTGGTAGTTGCGGTGACATACGTGCCGCGCTTGCTTGGCCGTTGGGGTGCTCGCGTGTGCATCCTTGCTGGCCTTGTATTCACAGCACTGGCCATGGCATCAATTGCCCTAGTCGTCCATTTGCACGCACCGGCACCCGCAATGATCCCTGCCATGATCCTGATCGCAGCAGGCATGGGCTTCGGTCTCGTCGGGCTTCAATATGTCTCTGTTACTGGTGTCACTGAACAGGATGCAGGCATCGCTTCCGGAGTGCAAAGAGCTGCTGACCAGCTAGGCGGTTCAACCGGGATAGCAATCTATCTCGGGATCGGGTTTGCGCCAGCATTTTCTGGGAATACTCCGTACTTTGTCGCCAGCATCTTGGCGATCATCGGACTCGTTGCCGCGGGCCTCCTAGCCTCCCGAATCCGGATAGCTGTATCAAGCGACGCAGAAGTGACCGCGTCATGA
- a CDS encoding IS3 family transposase (programmed frameshift), which yields MPKPYPSEFRDGVVKVARGREPGVTIEQIAKDFGVHPMTLQKWLQRAAVDDGSKPGQARGEAVELREARKRIRLLEQENEVLRRAAAYLSQANLPKRLYPLVKELAEDRIPVAVTCRVLKLARQPYYRWLLDPIAGSEVVEAYRANALFDAHHDDPEFGHRLLADEARDVGEAMADRTAWRICRDNAWWSVFGKKRGRNGKKPGPAVHDDLCTVTDENGRVRHEFTAEKPNQLWLTDITEHRTTTDGKLYLCAIKDVFSNKIVGYSIDSRMKSSLAVNALENAIAMRGDVAGCVVHSDRGSQFRSQKFLRALTRNRLVGSMGRVASCGDNAAMESFFSLLQKNVLNRRSWATREELRIAIVIWIERTYHRRRRQPRLGRLTPIDFEAIMNTPAALAA from the exons GTGCCTAAGCCTTATCCCAGTGAGTTCCGTGACGGTGTTGTGAAAGTCGCTCGAGGTCGCGAACCCGGAGTGACGATTGAGCAGATCGCGAAAGACTTCGGGGTCCATCCGATGACGCTGCAGAAATGGTTGCAACGCGCTGCGGTCGATGACGGCTCTAAGCCGGGCCAGGCCCGCGGCGAGGCGGTGGAGCTGCGCGAAGCGCGCAAGAGGATCCGCCTCCTTGAGCAGGAGAACGAGGTCCTCCGGCGGGCTGCGGCATATCTGTCGCAGGCGAATCTGCCG AAAAGGCTCTACCCGCTCGTGAAGGAGCTCGCCGAGGACAGGATCCCTGTCGCGGTGACGTGCCGGGTCCTCAAGCTTGCTCGCCAGCCTTACTACCGGTGGCTGCTCGACCCGATCGCCGGTAGTGAGGTGGTCGAGGCATATCGTGCGAACGCGCTGTTCGATGCCCACCACGACGATCCCGAGTTCGGTCACCGGCTGCTCGCGGACGAGGCCCGCGACGTCGGGGAGGCAATGGCTGACCGGACAGCGTGGCGCATCTGCCGTGACAACGCGTGGTGGAGCGTGTTCGGGAAGAAACGGGGCAGGAACGGCAAGAAGCCCGGCCCGGCCGTCCACGACGATCTCTGCACGGTCACCGACGAGAATGGTCGTGTCCGGCACGAGTTCACCGCCGAGAAGCCGAACCAACTCTGGCTGACCGATATCACCGAGCACAGGACCACCACGGACGGCAAGCTCTACCTCTGCGCGATCAAAGACGTGTTCTCGAACAAGATCGTCGGGTACTCGATCGACTCCAGAATGAAGTCCAGTCTGGCCGTCAACGCTCTGGAGAATGCCATCGCGATGCGCGGTGACGTCGCCGGCTGTGTGGTTCACAGCGATCGTGGATCGCAATTTCGCAGCCAGAAGTTCCTGCGGGCTCTGACCCGCAATCGCCTCGTCGGGTCGATGGGCAGAGTCGCCTCATGCGGTGACAACGCTGCCATGGAATCGTTCTTCAGTCTGCTCCAAAAGAACGTCCTCAACCGCCGTTCCTGGGCCACCCGCGAGGAGCTGCGCATAGCGATCGTGATCTGGATCGAACGAACCTACCACCGCCGCCGACGCCAACCCCGACTCGGCCGTTTGACCCCGATCGATTTCGAGGCCATCATGAACACGCCAGCCGCACTGGCTGCGTGA
- a CDS encoding site-specific DNA-methyltransferase, with protein sequence MPDPTPPPAMPAGHLPAPSYADDQVTLYEGDTVQLLPLLTAASIDALVTDPPYGLSFNGHSWDDASGFRDSLSHLDTSAMTGPEIFEAWCTAWAHGALHALKPGAHIAVFGGARTWHRMVRGIEDAGFEIRDQIAWLHTTGMPKSMDLSHALDKHHGAHRPDRTVQTTEHDGVLGATRTVLSKGTPVTEDAQLWEGWGTALRPAFEPIIIARKPPEQNTVRNVLAHGVGGINIDGARFADDRWPTNVAFDASQADSLDVLTGTWQGESLSRKFPIFRFEHKPSQAERPRAFGVSHSTVKPLGLMRWLITLLTPPGGTVLEPFAGSGTTIEAAVSAGFRVVAVEKDPAYLPLIQSRLGR encoded by the coding sequence ATGCCCGACCCCACGCCGCCACCGGCTATGCCCGCCGGGCACTTACCCGCACCCAGCTACGCCGACGACCAGGTCACGCTCTACGAGGGCGATACCGTCCAGCTCCTCCCGCTCCTCACGGCGGCGAGTATCGATGCCCTGGTCACCGACCCGCCCTACGGGCTCAGCTTCAACGGGCACTCCTGGGACGACGCCAGTGGGTTCCGCGACTCCCTCTCTCACCTCGATACCAGCGCAATGACTGGGCCAGAGATATTCGAGGCCTGGTGCACCGCTTGGGCGCACGGCGCATTGCACGCGCTGAAGCCGGGCGCACACATTGCAGTGTTCGGTGGTGCACGCACATGGCACAGGATGGTGCGCGGCATCGAGGACGCCGGGTTTGAGATCCGGGATCAGATTGCCTGGCTGCACACCACTGGGATGCCGAAGTCGATGGACCTTTCGCACGCACTCGACAAACACCACGGTGCGCACCGTCCCGACCGTACGGTGCAGACCACCGAGCATGATGGTGTGCTCGGTGCGACGCGCACGGTGCTCTCGAAGGGCACACCCGTGACGGAAGACGCACAGCTCTGGGAGGGGTGGGGCACGGCGTTGCGTCCGGCGTTCGAGCCGATCATCATCGCCCGCAAGCCACCCGAGCAGAACACAGTCCGGAACGTGCTCGCGCATGGTGTCGGCGGGATCAACATTGACGGAGCCCGGTTTGCCGATGACCGGTGGCCGACGAATGTCGCTTTCGATGCGTCCCAGGCGGACTCTTTAGATGTGTTGACGGGGACGTGGCAGGGCGAGTCGCTGTCACGGAAATTCCCCATCTTCCGTTTTGAACACAAGCCTTCACAGGCCGAACGTCCCCGCGCGTTCGGGGTGTCGCATTCGACAGTGAAACCGCTCGGACTCATGCGCTGGCTGATCACCCTGCTCACCCCGCCGGGCGGCACCGTGTTGGAACCGTTCGCCGGATCCGGGACCACCATCGAGGCCGCAGTCAGCGCTGGGTTTCGAGTGGTGGCGGTGGAGAAGGATCCGGCATACTTGCCGTTGATTCAATCTCGGTTGGGCCGCTGA
- a CDS encoding MFS transporter: MIAKNPIRIRALRPLASRDYRLLFGAVGIQVFGTGMWTIVMVFQVLALDDSPLALSAVATGMSLGLFAFAILGGVVADRFSKRHIIIIVQGCTAAVMTAAAVLSFSGAIELWHVGAASFAMGAGSAFFYPAYSAYLPQVLPPEELLAANGLEGALRPSMGQGLGPALGGMVVGLFFPAVGAAVVAASYVVAFVITLFLSRRQEVTKPVLPVERPSVWGDLRAGVKYVMDTRWLLWTLIFGCSLALIIQGPIEVLLPFLTRARFEDAEATFGFLLAAYGIGGAIGSLVVSSLRLPRRYLTFMIVCWGGGTLPLVVIGIADNLILMLTALFIVGALTGAGVVIWGTLLQRLVPLDMIGRVASLDFFVSIAFMPISIAIAGPLSLLVPIPVIFVIAGTIPPSLALIAMLAGRMRESEKKYLLDVP, from the coding sequence ATGATCGCAAAGAATCCTATTCGTATACGCGCCCTTCGCCCGTTGGCTTCCCGGGACTATCGTCTGTTGTTCGGCGCAGTTGGAATTCAGGTCTTCGGCACCGGTATGTGGACGATCGTTATGGTTTTTCAAGTGCTTGCACTTGACGACAGTCCGCTTGCGCTCTCGGCAGTGGCAACAGGGATGAGTCTTGGTCTGTTTGCCTTCGCGATCTTGGGGGGCGTGGTCGCCGACAGGTTCTCCAAGCGGCACATCATTATCATCGTGCAGGGGTGCACCGCCGCTGTGATGACGGCGGCGGCAGTTTTGTCGTTCAGCGGGGCTATCGAGTTGTGGCATGTCGGCGCTGCATCTTTTGCGATGGGTGCTGGGAGCGCATTCTTCTATCCGGCCTACAGTGCATATTTGCCCCAGGTGCTTCCGCCAGAAGAACTACTTGCCGCGAATGGGCTCGAAGGTGCTCTTCGTCCGTCGATGGGGCAGGGTCTCGGGCCTGCACTGGGAGGAATGGTCGTCGGTCTGTTCTTCCCTGCCGTCGGGGCAGCCGTTGTCGCGGCATCGTATGTGGTCGCTTTCGTCATCACTTTGTTCCTGAGTCGACGTCAGGAAGTGACCAAGCCCGTGCTACCGGTGGAACGTCCCAGCGTCTGGGGAGACCTCCGGGCGGGAGTGAAGTATGTGATGGACACGCGCTGGCTCCTCTGGACGCTGATCTTCGGGTGCTCGCTCGCACTCATCATTCAAGGCCCCATCGAAGTACTCCTACCTTTCCTCACCCGTGCGCGGTTCGAGGACGCCGAAGCCACTTTCGGTTTCCTTCTAGCCGCATACGGCATCGGCGGGGCGATCGGCTCGTTGGTGGTCTCGTCTCTGAGACTCCCTCGTCGCTATCTAACATTCATGATCGTATGTTGGGGCGGTGGCACACTTCCGCTCGTGGTGATCGGCATTGCCGATAATTTGATTCTGATGCTGACAGCGTTGTTCATTGTGGGAGCGCTTACTGGAGCGGGCGTAGTCATCTGGGGAACGCTATTACAACGATTGGTGCCGCTCGACATGATCGGCCGAGTCGCCAGTCTCGACTTCTTCGTGTCAATCGCGTTCATGCCCATCTCGATCGCCATCGCAGGGCCACTTTCACTGCTAGTACCTATCCCGGTGATCTTCGTGATCGCGGGGACCATCCCACCATCCTTGGCTCTAATCGCGATGCTGGCTGGACGCATGCGTGAAAGCGAGAAGAAGTACCTCCTGGACGTTCCTTAG